A portion of the Ascaphus truei isolate aAscTru1 chromosome 14, aAscTru1.hap1, whole genome shotgun sequence genome contains these proteins:
- the LOC142465631 gene encoding uncharacterized protein LOC142465631, producing MLQEHTREVQDKAAGIKVKVTALFGDLIEEMKVHEKRVLSEVIRQEEQVLLQVFGLIQQLEIEKDELSRKVLDIEKLCNITDPLTVLKGCESVREFCDIVEEEDSEEEDSEEEDSEEEDSDEQYADEQYADEQYADEYYADEYYADEQYADEQYADEQYAEEQYTEEQYADEFYADEYYAEEQHAEEQYVEEEDTQVQFLETEEADAEVEDTENIVKADNIGTGGSDLDEVLISLTLQKSLQSFAEDLPDITTKSGFHVPAMSDLLLSSSTSRDYVAVSENQKTVSRTGKQATNR from the coding sequence ATGCTGCAGGAACACACAAGAGAAGTTCAAGATAAAGCAGCTGGTATAAAAGTTAAAGTCACTGCCCTGTTTGGGGACCTCATAGAAGAAATGAAAGTCCATGAGAAGCGAGTCCTGAGTGAGGTCATCAGGCAGGAAGAACAGGTTTTACTCCAAGTCTTTGGACTAATCCAGCAACTGGAAATAGAGAAGGACGAGCTGTCCAGAAAGGTGCTTGATATTGAGAAGCTGTGTAACATCACGGACCCACTGACTGTATTAAAGGGATGTGAATCAGTCAGGGAgttttgtgatattgtggaggaagaAGACTCTGAGGAAGAAGACTCTGAGGAAGAAGACTCTGAGGAAGAAGACTCTGACGAACAATATGCCGATGAACAATATGCCGATGAACAATACGCCGATGAATATTACGCCGATGAATATTACGCCGATGAACAATACGCCGATGAACAATACGCCGATGAACAATACGCCGAGGAACAATACACAGAGGAACAATATGCAGATGAATTTTACGCCGATGAATATTACGCAGAGGAACAACACGCCGAAGAACAATACGTTGAGGAAGAAGACACTCAGGTACAATTTTTGGAAACTGAAGAAGCAGACGCTGAGGTAGAAGATACTGAAAACATAGTAAAAGCTGATAACATAGGTACTGGTGGAAGTGATCTGGATGAGGTTCTTATCTCACTGACTTTACAGAAGAGCCTGCAGAGCTTTGCCGAGGATCTGCCTGATATAACTACAAAGAGCGGGTTCCATGTGCCAGCGATGTCAGATTTACTACTGAGTAGTAGCACATCCAGAGACTACGTAGCTGTATCAGAGAACCAGAAAACTGTCTCTAGGACAGGAAAACAGGCGACAAACAGATGA